A window of Mycolicibacterium madagascariense genomic DNA:
AGCTCCAGCAGCACCGCCACCCAGGCGATGCCCGGCACGACCACGAGGTACACCTCGACGTGGCTCAGCGCCGCGGCGTGCGCACGGTCGAGGTGACGGATCGCATCGAGGGCGACCACGACGGCGAAGCTGGCGAGCCCGACGGCGGCCAGCAGGAGGACGGGTTTGCCAGGGCCGCGCGCCAACAGATAGAGCCCAAGCCACCAGCTCAGGCCGAAGACCAGAGCGGACATCGCGGCCACGCGCTCAGTCTCGCATGCGCCCTAGTGCCCGTAGCGCCGTTCGCGCAACGTGTAGTCGCGTAGCGCCCGCAGGAAGTCGACGTGGCGGAACGCCGGCCAGTGCGCCTCGGTGAACCACATCTCCGAATACGCGCTCTGCCACAGCAGGAAACCCGAAAGTCGTTGCTCGCCAGAGGTTCTGATGACGAGGTCGGGATCGGGCTGACCCGAGGTGTAGAGGTTCTCGGAGATCGCGTCGACCGTCACCGACTCGACGAGCCGCTCGGCGGTCGCGCCGTTGGCGACCTCCTTGCTGAGCAGCGCGCGCACGGCGTCGGCGATCTCCTGCCTGCCGCCGTAGCCGACGGCGACGTTGACGTGGAACGCGCCCGACGCCGTCTCCGCCGTCCCGTCGACGGCGTCGCGCAGGCGCCTGGCGAACTCCTGACCGAGCAGCTCGAGATCGCCGACCGTGCGGACGCTCCAGTGGTTGACCGGCGCGCAGATCTCCTCGACGACGTCGGTGATGATGCCGATGAGCGGCGTCAGCTCGGCCGGGTCGCGCTGCAGGTTCTCCGTCGAGAGCAGGTACACCGTCGCCATCTCGACGCCGGCTTCCTGACACCACCGCAGCATCTCGGCGATCTTCGCCGCACCCATGCGGTACCCGTAACTGACGTCGGCGTGGCCCTCGTCACGCGCCCAGCGGCGGTTGCCGTCGCACAACACCGCGATGTGCCTGGGCAGTTGGGATTTCGACCGCGCCAGCTGATGGCGCAGCCGCGCCTCATAGACCCGGTAGGCCGGTTCCTTGAGTCGCGGGGGAATGATCTCCACGAGGATCCAGACTACTGTGACCGGTGGCGACAACCGTGCCAGATAGCGGAGGCGACATGCCCACTTCCCTCGACACGGCGGGCCCGGATCCGCAGCGCGACACCCGTCGCGACGAGCAGGATCTTCCGGAGTCGCTCGCCGACGGCGTCGCCCACATCCTGGGCAAGCCGCGGGCCCGCGGCTGGATCCACCTCTACTCAGCGGTCGTCGCGACGTTCGCCGGCGCCGCGTTGGTGTCGGTGTCGTGGGCGCTGGAGGGCACCAGGGCCGGGCTGGCGACGTTGCTCTACACCTTCACGATCGTGGCGATGTTCGCCGTCAGCGCGACCTACCACCGGGTGACGTGGGTGTCGCCCACCAAGCGCAGGTGGATGAAGCGCCTCGACCACTCGATGATCTTCGTGTTCATCGCCGGCAGCTACACCCCGTTCGCGCTACTGGCCCTACCGTCGGGCCAAGGCATGGTGCTGTTCTGGATCGTCTGGGGCGGAGCCGTCGCGGGGGTGCTGCTCAAGATGTGCTGGCCGTCGGCGCCCGCCTGGGTCGGCGTGCCGCTCTACTTGCTGCTCGGCTGGGTCGCCGCGTTCTTCATCGTGCCGATCATGCACGGCGCGGGCGTCGCCGCGTTGGTGTTGCTGGTCGTCGGCGGCGCGCTGTACAGCATCGGCGGGGTGCTCTACGGGCTGAAGTGGCCCAACCCCTGGCCGACGACGTTCGGACACCACGAGTTCTTCCACGCCTGCACCGCGGTGGCCGCGATCTGCCACTACGTCGCCATGTGGTTCGCGGTGTTCCACGGCTGACTAGAGCTGGGTGATGTTCTCCGGGCTCCAGTAGGCCTTCATCGAGGTGATCTTGGCCGCGTCGTCGAACGTCATGACGCTGATGATCTCGATGCGCATCGCCCCGCCGATCGTCAGCGCCCAGAAGAACGCCACCTCGTGTCCGAGTGCGCGCAGCGTGATGATCTCCGCCGTGCCGTCGGTGCCGGCGAGGCCCTGATAGAAGCCGTGGATGGCGTGCCGCCCGATGTGGACCTCGCCGCCGACCGGATCCTCGACCGTGGCGTCGTCGGCGTACAGCTCGGCGATGTCGTCGGCCTGCCCCTTCGCGACCAGATCGAGGTACGTGGCGACGGTGGCGGCGTTGGCTTCCTGGCTCGACATGAGCCGCACGCTACACGGCGGCAGAGGGTTGGTCGCCGGGTTCCGGACGCTCGCCTCCGGCGACGCCGGGGTCGATCGGTTGGCCGACCGTGCCCTCGTCGGCGGCCTGGTCGGGTTCGGGGCTCTCGGGATCGAACGACTCGGGCAGCTTCTTGAGCTGCTTGTTCATCGACCACACCAGCAGGAAGGTGGCGAGCAGCAGGATCACGACGACGACGAGCCCGAACGGGCTGGCCTTGCCGAAGTCCGGCCCGGTGTCGCGGGGAGTCTGATCGGCCAGCAGACCGGCGATCAACACCACCTGATCGGTCACGGGTCGATCCCGGCGAACAGGTCGTCCTCGGGCAGCCGCACCGGGATGCGCGAGCGCGCCAGCTCGTACTCCTCGGTCGGCCACAACCGCTGCTGCCACTCGATGGGCGTCCTGAAGAACGCGCCCTTCGGGTCGATCTGCGTGGCGTGCGCAAGCAGCGCCTCGTCGCGCTGGGCGAAGTACTTCGCGCACTCGACGCGGGTCGTGATCCGGTCGGCGAGCACGTCTAGCTCGGGATCCCAATCCTTGAGCCACTTCCCGAACGGGCCCTCCTGGCCGTTCTTGGTGAACTCGTCCTGGATCAGCTGCATGCGCTTACGCAGGAAACCGTGGTTGTAGTAGAGCTTCGAGACGTTCCACGGCGTGCCGGCGTCGGGGTACAGGCAGTAGTCCCCGGCGGCCTCGTAGGCGGCGACCGACACCTGGTGGCAGCGAATGTGATCGGGGTGCGGGTAGCCACCGTTCTCGTCGTAAGTCGTCAGTACGTGCGGCTTGAACTCACGGATGACGCGCACCAGGCGCTCGACGGACTCGGCCAGCGGGACCAGG
This region includes:
- the mca gene encoding mycothiol conjugate amidase Mca; amino-acid sequence: MSELRLMAVHAHPDDESSKGAATMAKYVDEGARVMVVSLTGGERGDILNPAMDLPEVHGRISEIRRDEMAKAAAILGVEHHWLGFIDSGLPEGDPLPPLPEGCFALVPLAESVERLVRVIREFKPHVLTTYDENGGYPHPDHIRCHQVSVAAYEAAGDYCLYPDAGTPWNVSKLYYNHGFLRKRMQLIQDEFTKNGQEGPFGKWLKDWDPELDVLADRITTRVECAKYFAQRDEALLAHATQIDPKGAFFRTPIEWQQRLWPTEEYELARSRIPVRLPEDDLFAGIDP
- the trhA gene encoding PAQR family membrane homeostasis protein TrhA → MPTSLDTAGPDPQRDTRRDEQDLPESLADGVAHILGKPRARGWIHLYSAVVATFAGAALVSVSWALEGTRAGLATLLYTFTIVAMFAVSATYHRVTWVSPTKRRWMKRLDHSMIFVFIAGSYTPFALLALPSGQGMVLFWIVWGGAVAGVLLKMCWPSAPAWVGVPLYLLLGWVAAFFIVPIMHGAGVAALVLLVVGGALYSIGGVLYGLKWPNPWPTTFGHHEFFHACTAVAAICHYVAMWFAVFHG
- a CDS encoding (2Z,6E)-farnesyl diphosphate synthase — its product is MEIIPPRLKEPAYRVYEARLRHQLARSKSQLPRHIAVLCDGNRRWARDEGHADVSYGYRMGAAKIAEMLRWCQEAGVEMATVYLLSTENLQRDPAELTPLIGIITDVVEEICAPVNHWSVRTVGDLELLGQEFARRLRDAVDGTAETASGAFHVNVAVGYGGRQEIADAVRALLSKEVANGATAERLVESVTVDAISENLYTSGQPDPDLVIRTSGEQRLSGFLLWQSAYSEMWFTEAHWPAFRHVDFLRALRDYTLRERRYGH
- a CDS encoding nuclear transport factor 2 family protein, which gives rise to MSSQEANAATVATYLDLVAKGQADDIAELYADDATVEDPVGGEVHIGRHAIHGFYQGLAGTDGTAEIITLRALGHEVAFFWALTIGGAMRIEIISVMTFDDAAKITSMKAYWSPENITQL